A single window of Halobacillus naozhouensis DNA harbors:
- a CDS encoding PH domain-containing protein produces the protein MGFLDGLMGNASEVDREEIAKELEEVLVDGEDFQSGYKVLRDSFIFTNKRLLLIDKQGMTGKKVEYHSIPYKSVTHFSVETAGGFDLDSELKIWLSGSNEPIGKTFKKDSPIQEVQRSLAKHVL, from the coding sequence ATGGGGTTTCTAGATGGTTTAATGGGAAACGCAAGTGAAGTTGATCGTGAGGAAATTGCCAAAGAACTTGAGGAAGTACTTGTAGACGGTGAAGATTTCCAAAGTGGTTATAAGGTATTAAGAGATTCTTTTATTTTCACGAATAAACGTTTACTCTTAATTGATAAGCAAGGTATGACGGGGAAGAAAGTAGAGTATCATTCGATTCCTTATAAGAGTGTTACCCATTTCAGTGTAGAAACTGCTGGCGGTTTTGACTTAGATTCGGAGCTGAAAATATGGTTGTCTGGAAGCAATGAACCAATTGGAAAAACGTTTAAGAAAGACAGCCCAATTCAAGAAGTTCAGAGAAGCCTTGCCAAGCATGTATTATAA
- the glgA gene encoding glycogen synthase GlgA: MNVLMVGSECTPFIKTGGLADVLGSLPQALVEQGHQVRVVLPKYEEMNDEWKDQLTLLHKLNVQIGWRNQYAGVEYLEYDGIPVYFIDNEYYFKRSNLYGYEDEAERFVFFNKAVLEMVRTIEWRPDILHCHDWQTGLIPVFLHTHYQADEALNGMKTVFTIHNLKYQGIFADSVLHDLMDLDEQMMTEDRLEFFGDINFMKGALNYADAITTVSETYAKEIQTPYYGENLDGVLRKQSDRLAGIVNGINTKDYNPLSDESLAFPFRSSLVKKFQNKMWLQEQLQLPVRKDVPMIGIVSRLVEQKGFDLVARVMDELLYHEDIQLVLLGTGEQDYEKMFEWAQVKYPEKVSANIMFNESLSRQVYAASDMFLMPSRFEPCGIGQLIALRYLAAPIVRETGGLVDTVQPFNEQTEEGNGFTFTNYNAHDMLFTIRRALELYHEEDGWKKLVKNMVKTQFPWKHSARRYSEVYESTFQ; encoded by the coding sequence GTGAACGTGTTAATGGTTGGATCAGAGTGTACGCCTTTTATTAAAACAGGTGGTCTGGCAGATGTACTTGGGTCTCTGCCTCAGGCTCTAGTAGAGCAGGGGCATCAAGTCCGGGTTGTTCTGCCTAAATATGAAGAAATGAACGACGAGTGGAAGGATCAGCTGACATTATTACATAAGCTGAATGTCCAGATTGGCTGGAGGAATCAGTATGCGGGGGTAGAGTATCTGGAATATGATGGGATCCCTGTGTACTTCATCGATAATGAATATTATTTTAAACGCTCCAATTTATATGGGTATGAAGATGAAGCAGAGCGGTTTGTATTTTTTAATAAAGCAGTGCTTGAGATGGTACGAACGATCGAATGGCGTCCTGATATTTTGCATTGTCACGATTGGCAGACAGGCTTGATTCCTGTGTTTCTGCATACTCATTATCAAGCTGATGAAGCATTAAACGGTATGAAAACGGTGTTTACGATTCATAATTTGAAGTATCAGGGGATCTTTGCGGATTCAGTACTCCACGATTTAATGGATTTGGACGAACAGATGATGACAGAAGATCGATTAGAGTTTTTCGGGGATATCAATTTTATGAAGGGAGCCTTGAATTACGCGGATGCGATCACAACAGTAAGTGAAACTTATGCAAAAGAGATTCAAACTCCTTATTATGGGGAAAACTTAGACGGAGTGCTTAGAAAACAATCGGATCGATTAGCGGGAATTGTAAATGGGATCAATACAAAAGATTACAATCCGCTAAGTGATGAATCTCTAGCCTTTCCATTTCGCAGTTCATTAGTGAAAAAGTTCCAAAATAAAATGTGGTTGCAAGAACAGCTGCAATTGCCTGTAAGAAAGGATGTCCCTATGATAGGGATTGTTTCCAGGCTTGTTGAGCAAAAAGGTTTTGACCTTGTTGCCAGAGTCATGGACGAGCTTTTATATCATGAGGATATTCAATTAGTGCTTCTTGGTACAGGTGAACAAGATTATGAAAAAATGTTTGAGTGGGCGCAGGTAAAGTATCCAGAAAAGGTATCTGCGAATATTATGTTTAACGAGTCACTATCCAGGCAGGTGTATGCTGCGAGTGATATGTTCCTTATGCCTTCCCGCTTCGAACCGTGCGGGATAGGTCAGTTAATTGCATTGCGCTATTTAGCTGCACCGATTGTCCGGGAAACGGGTGGACTCGTAGACACGGTCCAGCCGTTTAATGAACAAACAGAAGAGGGGAACGGATTCACCTTTACAAATTATAATGCGCACGACATGCTGTTTACGATCCGCCGTGCGCTTGAGCTTTACCATGAAGAGGACGGGTGGAAAAAGTTAGTGAAAAATATGGTAAAAACTCAATTCCCGTGGAAACATTCAGCACGTCGATATAGTGAGGTGTATGAGTCGACGTTTCAATAG
- a CDS encoding biotin transporter BioY — MKLRTMVYASLFAAIIGALGLLPPIVTPFTPVPITAQTLGVMLAGSILGAKRGGLSLLVFVLLVSIGVPLLSGGRGGLGVLFGPSGGYIMAWPIAAFFIGFLVELFWKKLNIGLYIAINVAGGIILVYALGVTYLSFITETPWTKAAWAALVFIPGDLVKVVAASLLARQINRVYPLIERDKNVHKASKAA; from the coding sequence GTGAAGCTCAGAACAATGGTTTATGCATCTTTATTTGCGGCAATAATCGGGGCACTAGGTTTGCTTCCGCCAATTGTCACACCTTTTACTCCGGTGCCTATAACAGCTCAGACCCTAGGTGTAATGCTGGCAGGCTCTATATTAGGTGCCAAACGAGGCGGGTTAAGTCTATTAGTCTTTGTTTTACTCGTTTCGATCGGTGTACCATTGCTTTCAGGAGGTCGGGGAGGACTCGGGGTGCTTTTCGGTCCCTCTGGCGGCTATATTATGGCCTGGCCGATTGCAGCTTTTTTCATTGGTTTTCTTGTAGAACTTTTCTGGAAAAAACTCAATATAGGTCTCTATATTGCTATTAATGTGGCAGGTGGAATTATTCTGGTTTATGCCCTTGGGGTAACCTACCTTTCCTTCATAACGGAAACACCTTGGACAAAAGCGGCATGGGCTGCGTTGGTTTTCATCCCGGGTGATCTTGTTAAGGTTGTGGCAGCTTCCTTACTAGCCAGACAAATTAATCGAGTCTATCCATTAATTGAAAGGGATAAAAATGTTCACAAAGCATCTAAAGCTGCCTAA
- a CDS encoding glycoside hydrolase family 13 protein — protein MKPQDIYHNSFELTYREPFGAAPKGSSVTLTIDINHRYPDSCVLLHYIYDKTDQEETIEMDRVSEKSPCCSFETTLKMPEDPQLIWYFFEVRMEGEKLYYGRLNNEESGEGVVYEGLPPSWQITVYDPSYETPAWWKHATMYQIFPDRFHASGEVKLEDAPETSLMHTHWDNDPFYIRNKQGEVVRWDFFGGNVRGIIEKLDYIHSLGVTVIYLNPVFEAESNHRYDTGDYHKIDPLLGTKEEFEQLIRKADELGIEVMLDGVFSHTGSNSKYFNQRNQYDSVGAYQSTKSPYYSWYTFHDYPDDYEAWWGIGTLPTLNKEDKSYQDFLIHEDGSVIKTWQQSGVKHWRLDVADELTDDLIKQINKQLKKYDSSSVLLGEVWEDASNKTAYGKRRDYFLGGVLDSVMNYPLRDVMLGFIKGEVDAYYLNRRLLTLSEHYPNQYFYSLMNMLSTHDVERIKTLLEGFLPEGIDEKERADLVHKQIQALSLWLYTFPGIPSLYYGDEAGLTGGEDPDNRKPYPWGREDQRLISWYRTIGNLRKDHPSIRTGSWLSHAPHEDVYGYERLIEHGVDHFGNASKDDHVLYVMNRNISEEREAALPVRKGKWQNLLNKHQMFHVKQNELAITLKPCESVLLRRLN, from the coding sequence GTGAAACCTCAGGATATTTACCATAATAGTTTTGAACTGACGTACCGAGAGCCCTTTGGTGCAGCACCAAAAGGCTCCTCTGTTACGTTAACGATCGATATTAATCACCGTTATCCTGATTCATGTGTTTTGCTTCATTATATTTACGATAAAACAGATCAGGAAGAAACGATCGAAATGGATAGAGTGAGTGAGAAGAGCCCGTGCTGCTCCTTTGAAACGACCCTCAAGATGCCAGAAGATCCTCAGCTGATTTGGTACTTTTTTGAGGTAAGGATGGAGGGGGAGAAGCTTTATTATGGGCGGTTGAATAACGAGGAAAGTGGAGAAGGTGTAGTCTATGAGGGTTTACCTCCTTCCTGGCAGATTACAGTGTACGATCCGAGTTATGAAACTCCCGCTTGGTGGAAACATGCGACCATGTATCAAATCTTTCCTGATCGATTTCATGCATCAGGAGAAGTAAAGCTTGAAGATGCACCTGAAACGAGCCTGATGCATACCCATTGGGATAACGACCCTTTTTATATTCGTAACAAGCAAGGGGAAGTGGTTCGTTGGGATTTTTTCGGAGGTAATGTAAGAGGGATTATTGAAAAACTAGATTATATTCATTCGTTAGGTGTTACAGTTATTTATTTAAACCCTGTCTTTGAGGCAGAAAGCAATCATCGCTATGACACAGGCGATTACCACAAGATAGATCCTCTTCTAGGTACGAAAGAAGAATTCGAGCAACTGATTAGAAAGGCTGACGAGCTGGGTATTGAAGTCATGCTCGATGGTGTGTTCAGTCATACAGGAAGCAACAGCAAATACTTTAACCAGAGAAATCAATATGATTCGGTTGGAGCCTATCAATCTACGAAATCCCCCTATTACTCGTGGTATACCTTTCATGATTATCCTGACGACTATGAAGCATGGTGGGGAATTGGAACGCTCCCAACATTAAATAAAGAGGATAAAAGCTACCAGGACTTCTTGATTCATGAGGATGGCAGTGTCATAAAGACCTGGCAGCAATCCGGGGTGAAGCATTGGCGCCTTGATGTGGCTGACGAGCTGACAGATGATTTGATCAAGCAGATCAATAAACAACTTAAGAAGTACGATTCTTCCAGTGTACTATTAGGTGAAGTGTGGGAGGATGCATCCAATAAAACTGCTTATGGAAAACGAAGGGATTATTTCTTAGGTGGTGTACTGGATTCTGTCATGAATTACCCTTTACGTGATGTGATGCTTGGTTTTATAAAAGGCGAAGTAGATGCTTATTATCTTAATCGTCGTCTTCTTACTCTCAGCGAGCATTATCCAAATCAATACTTTTATTCTCTCATGAATATGTTATCCACTCATGATGTTGAACGAATTAAAACACTGCTGGAGGGGTTTCTGCCAGAAGGTATCGATGAAAAGGAACGAGCTGATTTAGTTCATAAACAGATACAGGCCTTAAGTCTATGGCTCTATACATTCCCGGGCATCCCCTCCTTATACTATGGAGACGAAGCTGGGTTGACCGGAGGAGAAGATCCGGATAATCGTAAACCTTACCCGTGGGGCAGGGAAGATCAACGTCTTATTTCCTGGTATAGAACGATTGGAAACTTAAGAAAAGACCATCCATCTATAAGGACAGGAAGCTGGCTCTCGCACGCTCCGCACGAGGATGTATATGGGTATGAACGTTTAATTGAACATGGGGTAGATCATTTTGGTAATGCTTCAAAAGACGATCATGTACTATATGTCATGAACCGGAATATCAGTGAAGAAAGAGAGGCAGCATTGCCAGTGCGAAAAGGAAAGTGGCAAAACTTATTAAACAAACACCAAATGTTTCACGTGAAACAAAATGAACTGGCAATTACGCTTAAGCCTTGCGAAAGTGTACTGCTAAGGCGTTTGAATTAG
- a CDS encoding glucose-1-phosphate adenylyltransferase has product MQGKECVAMLLAGGQGTRLKSLTKKIAKPAVYFGGKYRIIDFPLSNCTNSGIDTVGVLTQYEPLILNNYIGIGSSWDLDRKYGGVSVLPPYMRSGGGGWYTGTANAIYRNLDFLNQYEPEHVLILSGDHIYKMDYGELLDYHRGSGADATISVIEVPWNEASRFGIMNTDGQGRITEFDEKPEYPMSNLASMGVYIFRWEVLKKYLIEDEEKSHSSHDFGKDIIPALLADQKRLMAYTFEGYWKDVGTVESLWEANMDLLKSNPELNLSDQTWRIYSKNPNQPAQYISPAASVRGALINEGCRIYGQVEMSVIFYGVHVNEGSIVKDSVIMPNVKIGKNVKIYRSIISEGSVIEDNAVIGNPSPESDITLIADEGSVMATSYAANN; this is encoded by the coding sequence ATGCAAGGTAAAGAATGCGTAGCTATGCTATTAGCTGGTGGTCAAGGTACAAGGTTAAAATCACTCACGAAGAAAATCGCTAAGCCTGCCGTTTATTTCGGAGGCAAGTACCGAATTATCGATTTTCCATTAAGCAACTGTACCAATTCTGGAATCGATACCGTTGGGGTCCTGACGCAATATGAGCCGCTAATATTAAATAATTATATTGGAATCGGCTCATCCTGGGATTTGGATCGAAAATATGGAGGAGTGTCGGTTCTTCCTCCATATATGCGGTCAGGGGGAGGCGGCTGGTACACCGGAACAGCCAATGCCATCTATCGGAATCTCGATTTTTTAAATCAATATGAACCTGAACACGTCCTGATCCTGTCCGGGGATCATATTTATAAAATGGATTATGGAGAATTACTTGACTACCATCGTGGCAGTGGAGCGGATGCGACCATCTCTGTCATTGAAGTACCCTGGAATGAAGCCAGCCGCTTCGGCATTATGAATACAGATGGCCAGGGGCGGATTACAGAGTTTGATGAGAAGCCGGAGTATCCGATGAGCAACCTCGCTTCCATGGGAGTGTACATTTTTCGCTGGGAAGTTTTGAAAAAGTATCTGATCGAGGATGAGGAGAAAAGTCATTCCTCTCACGATTTTGGAAAAGATATTATCCCTGCGTTGCTTGCTGATCAGAAGAGGTTAATGGCCTATACATTTGAAGGGTATTGGAAAGATGTTGGTACAGTCGAAAGCTTGTGGGAAGCCAATATGGATCTTCTAAAATCAAATCCTGAGCTCAATTTGAGTGACCAAACGTGGAGAATTTACTCAAAGAACCCCAACCAGCCTGCCCAATATATATCTCCTGCGGCTTCAGTGCGCGGAGCTTTGATCAATGAAGGCTGTCGCATTTATGGCCAGGTCGAAATGTCGGTTATATTTTACGGAGTACATGTGAATGAAGGATCGATTGTCAAAGATTCAGTGATTATGCCTAATGTGAAAATCGGTAAAAATGTAAAAATCTATCGGTCTATTATTTCAGAGGGCAGTGTGATTGAGGATAATGCTGTAATCGGAAACCCATCCCCTGAAAGTGATATCACGTTAATTGCAGATGAAGGGAGTGTCATGGCAACCAGTTATGCAGCCAATAATTAA
- the glgB gene encoding 1,4-alpha-glucan branching protein GlgB — MYLFHQGNLRYSYQLLGAHLMTVGGKQGVRFMVWAPNAEKISVVGMFNEWDGRRHPMEKLNDNGLWCLFIPELTKGTLYKYEILTAHGHLQLKADPYAFASELRPRTASVVHPLGAYHWNDEQWMKRREGMNVYESPLSIYELHLGSWKNIETEIYYNYRDYAEMVIPYVKELGYTHIELLPLTEHPFDRSWGYQATGYYAVTSRYGTPDDFRYFVDQCHAHGIGVILDWVPGHFCKDQHGLRRFDGEALYEYADVKKAEKPQWGTLTFDFARNEVQSFLISNAIYWLKEFHLDGLRVDAVASMLYLDFGKEDGEWEVNEYGGRENLEAVEFLKKMNEAIFDEVPHVLMMAEESTSWPLVSAPTYTGGLGFNYKWNMGWMNDMLQYMQLDPIHRKHHHHLMTFSLYYAFSENFVLPISHDEVVHGKKSLLNKMPGDYWQKFANLRLFLAYMYAHPGKKLLFMGSEFAQFDEWKDMDDLDWELLDYESHKSIFNYMKQLHQLYQEMPALWELDHEQEGFSWIDPHNTEQSILSFVRNSRSPNDQLVVVCNFTPEVYHDYKVGVPENGTYKEIFSSDAIHFGGSGQTNGLKLETTKQSWQGQDYHIHMRIPPLAVSFLKCISKSKEDTHAR, encoded by the coding sequence ATGTATTTGTTTCATCAAGGAAATCTTCGTTATAGCTATCAGCTCCTCGGTGCACATCTGATGACAGTAGGAGGAAAGCAGGGCGTCCGCTTCATGGTATGGGCCCCGAATGCTGAAAAGATAAGTGTCGTAGGGATGTTTAATGAGTGGGATGGCAGACGGCATCCCATGGAAAAGCTGAATGATAACGGATTATGGTGTTTGTTTATTCCTGAGTTAACCAAAGGCACCCTGTATAAGTATGAGATTTTAACAGCTCACGGGCATTTACAGTTAAAGGCAGACCCTTATGCCTTTGCAAGTGAGCTTCGTCCTCGTACAGCATCGGTTGTGCATCCTCTTGGTGCTTATCATTGGAACGACGAGCAATGGATGAAGCGGCGGGAAGGGATGAATGTCTATGAATCTCCCTTGTCTATCTATGAGCTTCACCTAGGATCATGGAAAAATATTGAGACGGAGATTTACTACAATTATCGTGATTATGCAGAGATGGTGATTCCTTATGTGAAGGAGCTTGGGTACACGCACATTGAGCTTTTACCTTTGACAGAGCATCCATTTGATCGCTCCTGGGGCTACCAGGCTACTGGTTACTATGCTGTCACTTCAAGGTATGGGACGCCGGATGATTTCCGGTATTTCGTGGACCAGTGTCATGCACATGGAATCGGGGTGATTCTTGATTGGGTGCCTGGGCACTTTTGCAAAGATCAGCACGGGCTAAGGCGGTTTGATGGCGAAGCTTTGTATGAATATGCTGATGTGAAAAAGGCAGAAAAGCCTCAGTGGGGAACATTGACGTTTGATTTTGCCAGAAATGAGGTTCAGAGTTTTCTCATCTCAAATGCTATTTATTGGTTGAAAGAATTTCATCTGGATGGTTTGAGAGTTGATGCAGTAGCCAGCATGTTGTACCTGGACTTTGGCAAAGAAGACGGCGAATGGGAAGTTAATGAATATGGAGGAAGAGAGAATTTGGAGGCGGTCGAATTCCTGAAAAAAATGAATGAAGCCATCTTTGATGAGGTTCCCCATGTGTTGATGATGGCGGAGGAATCTACATCGTGGCCGCTTGTTAGCGCACCTACATACACAGGGGGACTCGGGTTCAATTATAAGTGGAATATGGGCTGGATGAATGACATGCTTCAATATATGCAGTTGGATCCGATTCACCGAAAGCATCATCATCATTTAATGACCTTCTCGCTTTATTATGCCTTTTCAGAGAACTTTGTACTCCCTATCTCCCATGATGAGGTAGTTCATGGGAAGAAGTCGCTGCTTAATAAAATGCCGGGCGACTATTGGCAGAAGTTCGCCAACCTGCGCTTATTTCTTGCTTATATGTACGCCCATCCAGGCAAAAAGCTGCTGTTCATGGGGAGTGAATTCGCGCAATTTGATGAATGGAAGGATATGGATGACCTGGACTGGGAACTTTTGGATTATGAATCACATAAGTCTATTTTCAATTATATGAAGCAACTGCATCAGTTGTATCAGGAAATGCCTGCTCTTTGGGAACTTGATCATGAGCAGGAGGGATTCTCCTGGATAGATCCGCACAATACTGAGCAAAGTATTCTATCTTTTGTCCGCAACAGCCGATCGCCCAATGATCAGCTTGTGGTTGTTTGTAATTTTACTCCAGAAGTGTATCACGATTATAAAGTAGGGGTGCCGGAAAATGGTACGTATAAAGAGATCTTCTCAAGTGATGCAATCCATTTCGGAGGATCAGGACAAACGAATGGCCTTAAGCTTGAAACGACAAAGCAGTCGTGGCAAGGGCAGGATTATCACATTCACATGAGGATCCCGCCATTAGCTGTAAGTTTTCTAAAATGTATATCGAAATCAAAGGAGGATACCCATGCAAGGTAA
- the glgD gene encoding glucose-1-phosphate adenylyltransferase subunit GlgD: MDRMAGIINLDHEQDVLEELTYFRCGAAVPFAGRYRMIDFAISNMTNSRIESVAVFTRRKYRSLMDHLEQGKAWELDRKRGGLFILPPDWNDPTDISRGDLQHFHNNIDFIHRTYADYILVSGSQNICNINYQDVLEAHKESNADVTVIYKSVEELYPEHNFAHKLNFDGNQRVTAIHNDKQNTNVYMDMYVIDKNFLHKLIEEGIAHGSSHFFLDGIKAKLPDIHIHGYEYNGVHALINSVESYYRHSANLLNEANHSELFKEDSPIFTKVKNEAPAKYSPNSHVTNTLVANGCLVDGEVEDSILFRGVKVGEGAVVKNSIIMQRCEIGSGAVLENVILDKDCKISQGRTLIGAPEKPFVLAKRKTM; the protein is encoded by the coding sequence ATGGATCGTATGGCCGGCATTATTAATTTAGATCATGAACAAGATGTACTTGAGGAGCTCACTTATTTCAGGTGTGGAGCAGCGGTTCCCTTTGCGGGGCGTTATCGAATGATTGACTTTGCCATTTCAAATATGACGAATTCACGGATTGAGTCGGTAGCTGTATTCACTCGACGCAAATATCGTTCTTTAATGGACCACTTGGAACAGGGGAAGGCATGGGAATTAGATCGTAAGCGTGGGGGATTGTTTATTTTGCCACCAGATTGGAACGACCCGACTGATATTTCCCGCGGTGATCTTCAGCATTTTCATAATAATATTGATTTTATTCATCGCACTTACGCGGACTACATTCTAGTATCTGGATCACAGAATATATGTAACATCAATTATCAAGATGTTCTGGAGGCTCATAAAGAATCGAATGCTGATGTGACGGTCATTTATAAAAGTGTAGAAGAGCTATATCCGGAACATAATTTCGCTCATAAGCTCAACTTTGATGGAAACCAAAGGGTTACCGCTATCCATAATGATAAACAGAATACCAATGTGTACATGGATATGTATGTGATCGATAAAAACTTCCTGCACAAGTTGATTGAAGAGGGGATTGCACACGGCAGCTCACATTTTTTTCTGGATGGAATCAAGGCAAAGCTTCCTGATATTCATATTCATGGCTATGAGTATAATGGTGTTCATGCGCTGATCAACTCTGTTGAGAGCTATTATCGCCACAGTGCGAACCTACTTAACGAAGCGAACCATAGTGAATTATTTAAAGAAGATTCCCCGATTTTTACAAAAGTGAAAAACGAGGCCCCTGCGAAGTATTCACCGAATTCACATGTTACAAATACGCTTGTGGCAAATGGATGTTTAGTAGATGGTGAGGTAGAAGACAGTATTCTATTCCGAGGAGTTAAGGTAGGAGAAGGGGCTGTTGTGAAAAATTCAATCATTATGCAGCGCTGTGAAATTGGAAGTGGCGCAGTGCTTGAAAATGTTATTTTAGATAAGGATTGCAAAATCTCGCAGGGACGTACGTTAATTGGTGCCCCAGAAAAGCCCTTTGTGTTAGCGAAACGTAAAACCATGTAG
- a CDS encoding glycogen/starch/alpha-glucan phosphorylase, with product MFNSKEEFIQAFSEKLRTTIGKEVETATEQDAYRSLGALVKDHINKNWLQTNQQYEKEQPKQVYYFSMEFLIGRLLGNNLLNLQMLSIVREGLTDLGFSLADLEEVENDAGLGNGGLGRLAACFLDSLASVGLPGHGHGIRYRYGMFDQKLIDGYQVELPDPWLSEPYVWEVRRPEDAVEVRFGGYVDTGVTPEGQLTFEHKNYEQVRAVPYDVPVVGYQNETVHTLRLWSAEATQDDTLALAYKQSMSGNYLTHKRSLEETSDFLYPDDSHEEGKRLRLKQEYFLVSAGVQSVLRSFERMELPLSSFPEKIALHINDTHPVLVIPELMRALIDERGMSWEDAWEITQSSVSYTNHTTLREALETWPIGLVRELLPRLYMIIEEINERFCQSLWKQGPGDFDRIAQLAIIADGQVKMAHLAIVGSHSVNGVAKLHTEILKSREMKKFYDVFPKRFTNKTNGITHRRWLVHTNQPLADQITEAIGDHWITQPERLQDLLAKKDDSAFLDQLGKVKQQNKQQLAAFIKDVTDITVDTQSMFDVHIKRLHGYKRQLLNALHIMYLYHELKSNPSFEMTPRTFIFAAKAAPSYYFAKKVIKLITTIADVVNDDSDIQGLMKVVFLPNYSVSMAEKIIPGTDVSEQISTASKEASGTGNMKLMMNGALTLGTMDGANVEIHDLVGDDAIYTFGLSSEEVLHYAHHGGYSARKVYDSDARVRRTVDQLVHYSPFSKGSTEFQDLYDSLITYNDEYFVLKDFANYIATQQRIGYDYLQKRDWNMKSLINIAHSGKFASDLTIQQYASQIWNIQPVNIVR from the coding sequence ATGTTTAACAGCAAAGAGGAGTTCATACAGGCCTTTTCTGAAAAGCTAAGAACAACAATCGGGAAAGAAGTAGAAACAGCGACAGAACAAGATGCGTATCGATCCCTTGGTGCGTTAGTTAAAGATCATATCAACAAAAATTGGCTGCAGACGAATCAGCAATACGAAAAAGAACAACCGAAGCAAGTCTATTACTTTTCGATGGAGTTTCTAATAGGGCGTCTGCTAGGCAACAATCTGCTAAATTTGCAGATGCTTTCAATCGTAAGAGAAGGGTTGACAGATTTAGGGTTTTCTCTGGCAGATCTTGAAGAGGTAGAAAATGATGCAGGCCTTGGTAATGGCGGGCTCGGGAGATTAGCTGCGTGCTTTCTGGACTCTTTAGCTTCCGTGGGGCTGCCCGGTCATGGCCATGGAATCCGCTACAGATATGGCATGTTTGATCAAAAACTGATCGATGGTTATCAAGTAGAACTGCCTGACCCATGGCTTTCTGAACCTTATGTCTGGGAAGTTCGCCGTCCTGAAGATGCTGTTGAAGTTCGATTTGGCGGGTATGTAGATACGGGGGTGACTCCTGAGGGCCAGTTGACTTTTGAGCACAAGAACTATGAACAAGTGAGAGCTGTGCCGTATGACGTGCCTGTAGTCGGCTATCAAAATGAAACCGTTCATACACTTCGGCTGTGGTCAGCTGAAGCGACACAGGATGATACCCTAGCTTTGGCTTATAAGCAGAGTATGTCTGGTAACTACCTTACACATAAGCGGTCTTTAGAAGAAACCTCTGATTTCCTTTATCCTGATGATTCCCATGAAGAGGGGAAGAGACTGCGATTGAAGCAGGAGTATTTTCTCGTTTCAGCTGGTGTACAAAGTGTGCTTCGTTCCTTTGAACGCATGGAGCTTCCATTGTCTTCCTTTCCTGAAAAAATAGCTCTTCATATTAATGATACGCATCCTGTCCTCGTCATTCCTGAATTGATGCGTGCCCTAATCGACGAAAGAGGAATGAGCTGGGAAGACGCTTGGGAGATCACACAATCGTCGGTGTCTTATACGAACCATACTACACTCCGTGAAGCGCTGGAGACGTGGCCGATCGGCTTAGTACGTGAGCTCCTTCCAAGGCTCTATATGATTATCGAAGAAATCAACGAGCGTTTTTGCCAAAGCCTTTGGAAACAGGGTCCAGGTGACTTTGACCGAATTGCGCAGCTTGCGATCATAGCTGACGGTCAGGTGAAGATGGCTCATTTGGCGATTGTGGGGAGCCACAGCGTCAATGGTGTGGCAAAATTGCACACCGAGATCCTAAAATCACGGGAAATGAAAAAGTTCTACGATGTTTTTCCGAAACGTTTTACTAATAAAACCAACGGTATCACTCATCGGCGCTGGCTCGTGCATACGAATCAACCGTTAGCTGACCAGATCACGGAAGCAATAGGAGACCATTGGATCACTCAGCCGGAACGGTTACAAGATTTGCTGGCAAAGAAAGACGACTCAGCTTTTTTAGATCAATTAGGAAAGGTTAAACAGCAAAATAAACAGCAGTTGGCTGCATTTATTAAGGATGTTACAGATATTACCGTTGACACGCAATCTATGTTTGATGTCCATATTAAACGGCTCCATGGGTATAAACGCCAACTGTTAAATGCCCTGCACATTATGTACCTTTACCATGAATTAAAATCAAATCCATCCTTTGAAATGACACCTAGAACATTTATTTTTGCCGCGAAAGCAGCCCCAAGTTACTATTTTGCCAAGAAGGTAATCAAACTTATTACTACGATTGCAGATGTTGTGAACGACGATTCTGACATACAAGGTCTAATGAAAGTAGTCTTTCTGCCGAATTATTCAGTGTCTATGGCTGAGAAAATCATTCCGGGAACGGATGTGAGTGAACAGATTTCAACGGCGAGTAAAGAGGCATCAGGGACTGGAAATATGAAATTGATGATGAACGGAGCATTGACGCTGGGAACGATGGATGGAGCCAATGTTGAAATTCATGATCTGGTAGGGGACGATGCCATTTATACGTTTGGGCTAAGCTCGGAAGAAGTGCTTCACTATGCACACCATGGTGGTTACTCTGCAAGAAAAGTGTATGATTCGGATGCACGTGTGCGCCGCACCGTAGACCAGCTCGTCCATTACAGTCCATTTTCAAAAGGAAGTACCGAATTTCAGGATCTCTATGATTCACTGATAACGTACAATGATGAATATTTTGTTCTCAAAGATTTTGCCAATTACATTGCAACCCAGCAAAGAATTGGCTATGACTATCTACAAAAACGAGACTGGAATATGAAGAGCTTGATCAATATTGCCCATTCCGGCAAGTTCGCAAGTGACCTTACGATCCAACAGTATGCATCACAGATATGGAATATACAGCCTGTAAACATAGTAAGGTGA